From the genome of Asterias amurensis chromosome 17, ASM3211899v1, one region includes:
- the LOC139949598 gene encoding uncharacterized protein isoform X4 has translation MSAGGAMNNQNPRRRKRPEKGPGSKFLGEKRRREQETSYLEELAELITANLNNPESLNMLPDKRAFLLDSVNKIKGIRLQQQQDLEQGSEVQHSHVSSSKPGMLSGDSLSTILLEAMDGFLFVVNSLGEIEFVTENVKMYLNFKQEDLIGSTIYSFIHVGDHNQFTSCLHPTATSAGIWSQDSSSQNSRNRSFTCRMLTKSVDEEDNTQEQHYENLRCSAILKPKEDGQSSNSAESDTPAHLVCIASRAMVDDCSNMMLGNGEEFTTSLDLTATITTVDLTHLKPPHYSKEELVGQIIYKFCHGSDRAELKKHFDEALEKGTSSSSMYRFQIYTDTWVRVQTTSRVYRNHHSGKPECLVAVHTVIRDEAQFGPSQIKPASMSANNMSAIASTSTSMTNEKTNRILEALSSISNSSGNKSLSGNLGGLNLNTLKTLMMKRQQQHMQQQQQQLQQQQQQGMGFNSNKASTSGMGNPNPTNPNNAQDVLDSLKRSSLSNMLQVTDVRNRNGAMETSSVYPVAYSNAGDRHPVPEKIQRLDRSPSDSNIASSTERNDRMHGDKGDDGDVFLPEHSNHKKGRYQEKGRPTGGGEGSGSGQADRTSPNLSPDTNEEEKDSTLSKNTLLQKLLQDDVEEDKTEEDGESSKGNSPMSAEHKNTLEEEVKMDEKAFSKLLKSEGTGDKSAKADKSEDEMDSSVESPKEGDGTSRVRRKSIERENTILSKLLDGDTQSMFGSGKLPNEQPGFVCSNVVSTTTALQKSEQEMEKNPSCKSDKNMEGVGAAGGSNGPKKRKNVLLQKLLMEDVPPLDKVPNETTCQESTTSPTVTTTKPGMSGGQPSNIEDNSVDSFGNDDDSVVQHLLHGSLPDEVDTSQPNMIMDFLKELENVPDPTQDSALMHHLLNPSESSGPAQNRYPPNSSSVGVPSQNNQYKVPMGPESLPGPGPHQRPDSSGNMNNPSLLGQGVGHDSTSTMHHGMPSGMNSQHRPPVSRTNSRDSFTGGSGGMHQNSNNFGRFGSQQQESFSMDGMQNVMPPNQTAPMQKSMSQLHLSGGGQQQNPFELDPMQDVSLPGNTSEEQGLSEEDVTLLQQLEQVLNSGTFPLPEIENNFAADRPPVSSMDMQHDSNMLQSMLNSQPQTTQAQHAGNYPTSSGGGMGMQQQQQQQQQQQAPQPQQQRGRQQAQPQPKPQQQQQQHPMMGMGGPTGGSRMGQGPMPDMSAMMGPGMAAPTGQPRFPQQGHPSQQQQPQQTASQPMFNQMNSMQQQLQHQLQQQQHGPTPPHSMPQQQMSPVPKQPQPPMSSAPGSFVRPHSTKQLRHTILMRSRMKEQQQQQQQQQQQLQQQQQQQQLQQQAQQQQQQQQQQQHRQWQIQQQRQQQLMRQQQINAAAAAANQQQMSGNQQQQQMGSGPILPQQVANNPMNPMQQNQRLMQQQKNLMMLQQQQQQQTFTGPQVEGGVFPPMDTQAFQEKLSDVLNPTAGALAPNVSIQKSPGPYGPQMSSMGNRPMGPGNQMMGGDSRQQMAMNQPFPGQAGANRGGAGTAGGDFMFNSQMMPQGRGTQLSGPGYQGGMGHSTSAPNVFNFQEFNNPGGIPGGMSGGVPGGMTGGNMPGGKPQHMMPNAGMMGPSQHQPGMGVNPSMPGQHNIGINPNIQRPNLAAGGNPRQQAPTLTRSMSLPTTNMISGNNPGGNPPNRVNQYHMPQHQQQQQQPGFPAAGFRGNQTGGMQPHFPGNSMGMQPGQMSNTTAPMFSSPATTSQMRWSGPNGGMTRGQQPHQGQMFPGPGGGPGGGPGGGPQSSEMLRGMANSGGGGGGTQELQNMMNRRLKRGDSLPANPNMMQVRKATKPTNPPKYSLQGTVNPSIAVPPNLTGQNSMNLGQQPSGEVPNPSNSYLGTSASNNSGKNRCPVPGTSPSNLDMLSMSMEMFEPEFPKSDGQNPIASSTTNPTSQPDSTSAGPSRPGPGVDPLKPYAEMQSNEEAKLRYQVPDEFYKISGAQTAPDACTRVTNLFRNQLTGQPLPGQGNGRGVGGPQGMGNAPGMGGPGMQGGGVGNGGMVPQQQQHNQQQFGNDEQQDGMDGDGKSNNSLLQKLLLE, from the exons ATGAGTGCAGGGGGCGCTATGAATAACCAGAATCCTCGACGACGGAAAAGGCCCGAGAAGGGACCTGG TTCCAAGTTTCTCGGAGAGAAACGACGTCGTGAGCAGGAGACATCGTACCTGGAGGAGCTCGCTGAGCTGATAACGGCTAACTTGAACAACCCGGAGTCTCTGAACATGCTTCCAGATAAACGGGCCTTCCTTCTAGACTCTGTCAATAAGATCAAGGGGATACGCCTGCAACAACAGCAAG ACCTGGAGCAAGGTAGTGAAGTCCAACACAGCCATGTTTCATCCAGCAAGCCAGGAATGCTGTCTGGAGATTCACTGAGTACCATCTTATTGGAG gcGATGGATGGATTTTTATTTGTGGTAAACAGCTTGGGAGAAATTGAGTTTGTGACAGAGAATGTTAAGATGTACCTCAACTTTAAGCAG GAAGATCTTATTGGCTCCACCATCTATAGTTTCATCCATGTTGGGGATCATAATCAATTTACCAGCTGTCTCCATCCAACAGCGACTT CAGCTGGTATTTGGTCTCAAGATTCCAGCTCACAGAACAGTCGTAACCGCTCCTTCACCTGCCGCATGCTTACCAAGTCAGTTGACGAAGAAGACAATACGCAAGAACAGCACTACGAGAATTTGAGGTGTTCCGCCATCTTGAAACCTAAAGAAGACGGTCAGTCTTCCAACTCGGCGGAAAGTG ATACACCCGCCCATCTTGTCTGTATCGCAAGTCGCGCCATGGTGGATGACTGCAGTAACATGATGTTAGGGAACGGAGAGGAGTTTACCACGAGCCTAGACCTGACGGCGACCATCACAACCGTTGATCTAACCCACCTGAAGCCACCCCACTACAGCAAGGAGGAGCTTGTTGGGCAGATCATCTACAAGTTCTGTCACGGCAGTGACAGAGCGGAGCTGAAGAAACACTTTGACGAAG CTTTGGAGAAGGGAACCAGTTCAAGTTCGATGTACCGCTTCCAGATTTACACGGATACCTGGGTGCGCGTGCAGACTACCAGTCGAGTGTATCGAAACCATCACAGTGGCAAACCAGAGTGTTTGGTCGCTGTACATACCGTCATAAG GGATGAAGCTCAGTTCGGTCCCAGTCAGATCAAGCCAGCCAGTATGTCTGCTAATAACATGTCAGCAATCGCCTCCACCAGTACAAgcatgacaaatgaaaaaaccaACCGCATCCTGGAAGCACTTTCCAGCATCAGCAACAGCAGCGGTAACAAATCCCTGTCTGGGAACCTCGGTGGGTTAAATCTTAACACTCTCAAAACCTTAATGATGAAACGTCAGCAGCAGCACatgcaacagcaacagcagcaactgcagcaacaacagcagcaaggCATGGGATTCAACAGCAACAAAGCCAGCACCAGCGGGATGGGTAACCCTAACCCGACCAACCCTAACAACGCTCAGGATGTTTTGGATTCCCTAAAGAGATCCTCTCTGTCGAACATGCTGCAGGTCACTGATGTCCGGAACCGTAACGGCGCCATGGAGACGTCGAGCGTTTACCCCGTCGCTTACAGCAACGCTGGGGATCGCCACCCTGTACCCGAGAAGATCCAACGATTGGATCGCAGTCCCTCGGACTCGAACATAGCATCCTCGACTGAACGCAACGATAGGATGCATGGCGACAAGGGCGATGACGGTGACGTCTTCCTCCCAGAACACTCCAATCACAAAAAAGGGCGGTACCAGGAGAAGGGTCGACCTACTGGAGGTGGCGAGGGGTCTGGGAGTGGCCAGGCCGACAGGACTAGCCCCAATCTCAGTCCCGATACCAACGAAGAGGAGAAGGACAGTACACTGAGTAAGAACACACTCCTTCAAAAGCTACTTCAGGATGACGTCGAAGAAG ACAAGACCGAAGAAGATGGCGAAAGCAGCAAAGGCAACTCACCAATGAGCGCTGAGCACAAGAACACCTTGGAGGAAGAGGTCAAGATGGATGAGAAGGCATTCAGCAAACTCTTAAAATCGGAAGGAACCGGCGACAAATCTGCGAAAGCCGACAAGAGCGAAGACGAGATGGATTCGAGCGTCGAATCGCCCAAGGAAGGAGATGGAACAAGTAGAGTACGCAGAAAATCCATTGAGCGGGAGAATACAATCTTAAGTAAACTGCTGGACGGTGACACGCAGTCTATGTTTGGTAGCGGGAAGCTGCCGAATGAGCAGCCAGGTTTTGTTTGTAGTAACGTTGTGTCGACAACTACAGCGCTGCAAAAATCAGAGCAGGAAATGGAGAAGAATCCCTCCTGCAAGAGTGATAAGAATATGGAAGGTGTTGGTGCCGCAGGTGGCAGCAATGGACCTAAGAAACGGAAGAATGTACTCTTGCAGAAACTCCTGATGGAGGACGTACCACCTTTAGACAAGGTCCCGAATGAGACTACGTGCCAGGAAAGCACAACCTCCCCAACAGTCACAACCACCAAACCAGGCATGTCGGGCGGACAACCATCAAACATTGAAGACAACAGCGTGGATAGTTTCGGCAATGATGACGATTCTGTGGTACAGCATCTCCTGCATGGTAGTCTACCCGATGAGGTGGACACCAGTCAGCCAAACATGATCATGGACTTCTTAAAGGAGCTTGAGAATGTCCCCGACCCAACCCAAGACTCTGCCCTCATGCACCACCTGTTGAACCCGTCTGAGAGCAGTGGCCCAGCTCAAAACAGATACCCACCAAATAGTTCCTCTGTTGGGGTCCCGTCCCAGAACAATCAGTACAAGGTGCCCATGGGTCCTGAATCTCTTCCAGGACCTGGGCCCCACCAGAGACCCGACAGTAGTGGCAACATGAACAATCCTTCCCTGCTAGGCCAAGGGGTCGGGCATGACTCCACTAGTACCATGCATCACGGGATGCCTTCTGGTATGAACTCGCAGCACCGGCCTCCCGTTTCCAGGACCAACTCCAGGGATTCTTTTAccggtggcagcggtgggatgcACCAGAACAGCAACAACTTTGGCCGGTTTGGTTCTCAGCAGCAGGAGAGTTTCAGTATGGATGGTATGCAGAATGTGATGCCACCTAACCAGACAGCACCCATGCAGAAGTCAATGTCCCAGTTGCATCTATCTGGAGGTGGCCAGCAGCAGAATCCATTCGAGTTGGATCCGATGCAG GATGTCAGCTTACCTGGTAACACCAGTGAAGAGCAAGGTTTATCCGAAGAGGATGTCACCTTACTGCAGCAACTAGAACAGGTCCTGAACAGCGGAACGTTCCCCCTTCCAGAGATAGAAAACAACTTCGCCGCAGACCGCCCCCCGGTGAGCAGCATGGACATGCAGCATGACAGCAACATGCTGCAGAGCATGCTGAACAGTCAGCCGCAGACAACGCAAGCACAGCATGCCGGTAACTATCCAACCTCATCAGGCGGTGGTATGGggatgcagcagcagcagcagcagcagcagcagcagcaggcACCACAACCGCAGCAGCAGAGAGGTCGGCAGCAGGCACAACCGCAGCCGAAGCcccaacagcagcagcaacagcatcCTATGATGGGTATGGGTGGGCCTACAGGCGGGTCTAGGATGGGACAAGGTCCGATGCCTGATATGTCAGCAATGATGGGACCTGGAATGGCTGCACCTACGGGTCAGCCACGATTCCCGCAGCAGGGACATCCATCACAGCAGCAGCAACCACAGCAAACTGCATCACAACCAATG TTCAATCAAATGAACTCAATGCAGCAACAACTGCAGCACCAGCTTCAACAGCAGCAGCATGGTCCGACTCCTCCCCATTCCATGCCGCAGCAGCAGATGTCGCCTGTTCCGAAGCAGCCCCAACCACCGATGAGCAGCGCCCCGGGAAGTTTTGTCCGGCCGCACTCCACCAAACAGCTGCGCCACACAATACTGATGAGATCCCGAATGAAggagcaacaacaacaacaacaacagcagcagcagcaattgcagcagcagcagcagcagcaacaactcCAGCAACAGGctcagcagcaacagcagcagcaacagcaacagcagcataG ACAATGGCAAATCCAacagcagcggcagcagcaaCTGATGCGGCAGCAGCAGATTAACGCTGCGGCCGCCGCCGCAAACCAACAGCAGATGAGCGGCAACCAGCAACAGCAGCAGATGGGTTCAGGGCCCATCTTGCCGCAGCAGGTCGCCAACAACCCCATGAACCCTATGCAGCAGAATCAACGTCTGATGCAGCAGCAGAAGAACTTGATGAtgctgcagcagcagcagcaacagcagacGTTTACTGGGCCGCAG GTTGAGGGTGGTGTATTCCCCCCGATGGATACGCAAGCTTTCCAGGAGAAACTGAGTGATGTCTTGAACCCTACAGCCGGGGCACTGGCCCCTAATGTTAGTATACAG AAATCTCCCGGTCCTTACGGACCGCAAATGTCCTCGATGGGAAACCGTCCCATGGGGCCAGGGAATCAGATGATGGGCGGAGACAGTCGGCAACAGATGGCAATGAATCAACCATTCCCGGGGCAGGCTGGAGCCAATCGTGGGGGTGCGGGCACCGCGGGTGGAGACTTCATGTTCAACAGCCAGATGATGCCCCAGGGGCGAGGGACTCAACTCAGTGGCCCCGGTTATCAAGGCGGGATGGGGCACAGTACCAGCGCCCCGAACGTCTTCAACTTCCAGGAGTTCAACAACCCTGGCGGGATTCCCGGCGGGATGTCTGGCGGGGTTCCCGGCGGGATGACCGGAGGGAACATGCCGGGGGGTAAACCCCAACACATGATGCCTAATGCAGGCATGATGGGACCCTCGCAGCACCAGCCGGGCATGGGGGTAAACCCAAGTATGCCGGGACAGCATAACATTGGCATCAACCCAAACATCCAACGTCCGAATCTCGCCGCCGGTGGCAACCCTCGACAGCAGGCGCCGACTCTCACCAGATCGATGAGCCTTCCTACAACAAACATGATCTCTGGTAACAATCCTGGCGGCAACCCTCCAAACCGCGTTAACCAGTACCACATGCCGcagcatcaacaacaacaacaacagcctGGCTTTCCTGCTGCCGGGTTCCGTGGTAATCAGACCGGGGGGATGCAGCCTCACTTTCCAGGCAACTCCATGGGAATGCAGCCCGGTCAGATGAGTAACACCACAGCCCCCATGTTCTCCTCACCGGCAACGACTTCCCAGATGAGGTGGAGCGGACCCAATGGAGGTATGACCAGAGGACAACAACCCCACCAAGGACAGATGTTTCCTGGGCCAGGAGGAGGGCCTGGAGGAGGGCCCGGGGGAGGGCCGCAATCCAGCGAGATGCTAAGAGGAATGGCCAACTCTGGAGGAGGGGGAGGCGGAACCCAAGAGTTACAGAATATGATGAACAGGAGGCTGAAGAGAGGGGATAGCCTTCCTGCTAATCCTAACATGATGCAGGTCAGAAAAGCAACAAAACCAACG AACCCACCGAAGTACTCCCTCCAGGGGACTGTCAACCCCTCCATCGCCGTCCCGCCCAATCTGACCGGACAGAACTCCATGAATCTAGGTCAGCAACCCTCGGGGGAAGTACCCAACCCGAGTAACTCCTACCTCGGTACTAGCGCTAGCAATAACAGCGGCAAGAACAGGTGCCCCGTCCCTGGGACCAGCCCCTCCAATTTGGACATGCTCAGTATGTCCATGGAGATGTTTGAACCAG AGTTTCCGAAGTCCGATGGTCAGAATCCAATCGCCAGCTCCACCACCAATCCCACCAGTCAACCAGACAGTACCAGCGCAGGTCCATCCCGGCCCGGCCCTGGTGTCGATCCTCTCAAACCCTACGCTGAAATGCAATCCAATGAAGAGGCTAAACTACGATATCAGGTACCAGAC GAATTTTATAAGATATCGGGGGCCCAGACAGCACCAGACGCCTGCACCAGAGTCACTAATCTCTTTCGGAACCAACTGACCGGTCAGCCTCTACCCGGACAGGGTAACGGGCGAGGGGTTGGTGGGCCACAAGGTATGGGGAACGCCCCTGGTATGGGAGGACCTGGGATGCAGGGGGGCGGAGTCGGTAATGGGGGGATGGTACCgcagcagcaacaacacaaCCAGCAACAGTTTGGCAATGATGAGCAG CAGGATGGAATGGACGGTGATGGTAAATCCAATAACAGTCTTCTGCAGAAACTCCTCCTAGAATGA